In Sphingobium sp. B2D3C, a genomic segment contains:
- a CDS encoding phage tail protein translates to MATLVLTAVGSALGGTFGAVGAAIGGAVGALAGRSVDALIFRPGGRTGPRLSDLQVQTSRYGAAIPRIHGTIRVAGTVIWATDLQESTSTSGGGKGSPSVTTYSYSASLAVALSSRPILGIGRIWADGNLLRGAVGDFKSPLTAFRLYLGGPDQMVDPLVASAVGVAQCPAYRGCAYVVFEGLQLADFGNRIPSLTFEVIADAEPAALPAIASDLAGRTVSHAGDGDPARLLGFAAEGTVEEAMRDIVSLHDVRWTEREGALALNSGRPTDDVIDPAAAVRSIDGEKQAEPQHVRTPIETVAAQLAIRHHDPARDYQLGLQTALRAGPGMRSEEIDLPAAMGADDARRLADRKLRNALRRRRSVNIGAGWSALDLGPGDLVTVAGEPGQWLVETTEWDDMAVRLSLQAFESGTRAIAGAGASGEPVRQPDLVQGPTSLAIVELPGDGTTISTSPVIAAAACGTNAGWRRAALFRYDPVLEIAEPIGSTAPRAVMGRTGGALPPGAPWRIDLSSSVEIILNDPGDVLTGVGDDLLLGGANICQIGEELLQFGQADALGPGHYRLSRLVRGRMGTEWAMAGHDAGERFVLLDRERLAPISVEQSAVGTTLTLRAIGSGDSTPAQDSLLIDGRALMPLSPVHGRHTTLAGGDVEISWVRRSRLGSAWIDGVDAPLGEEREAYAVSVVADGVTLRRWETTLPSCVYAASDVAADLAAAALAGMQIEVRQLGSWGAGRALVIPWP, encoded by the coding sequence ATGGCGACATTGGTTCTCACCGCCGTGGGCAGTGCCCTTGGCGGAACGTTCGGCGCTGTGGGCGCGGCGATTGGCGGCGCGGTCGGCGCGCTCGCCGGACGGTCTGTCGATGCCCTGATTTTTCGACCCGGCGGGCGGACGGGGCCCCGGCTGAGCGACCTTCAGGTTCAGACATCCCGCTACGGCGCGGCGATCCCGCGCATCCACGGAACGATCCGTGTCGCGGGCACGGTGATCTGGGCCACGGACCTTCAGGAAAGCACATCGACAAGCGGTGGAGGCAAGGGCAGCCCAAGCGTCACGACCTACAGCTATTCCGCGAGCCTGGCTGTTGCGCTTTCCTCACGGCCTATTCTCGGCATCGGACGCATCTGGGCGGACGGCAATCTGCTTCGTGGCGCGGTCGGGGATTTCAAATCGCCGCTCACGGCATTTCGGCTGTATCTGGGCGGGCCGGACCAGATGGTGGACCCGCTGGTGGCGTCCGCAGTGGGCGTGGCGCAATGCCCTGCTTATCGCGGCTGCGCTTATGTCGTGTTCGAAGGGCTTCAGCTGGCGGACTTCGGCAACCGGATTCCCTCGCTGACGTTCGAAGTGATCGCTGATGCCGAACCAGCGGCCCTGCCGGCGATTGCCTCCGACCTTGCCGGGCGCACCGTCAGTCATGCCGGAGACGGCGATCCAGCCCGCCTGCTGGGCTTCGCGGCGGAAGGGACAGTGGAGGAAGCGATGCGCGACATCGTCTCGCTGCACGACGTGCGATGGACAGAGCGCGAGGGGGCGCTTGCGTTGAACAGCGGGAGGCCGACGGACGATGTCATCGATCCGGCAGCCGCCGTGCGCAGCATAGACGGCGAGAAGCAAGCCGAGCCTCAGCATGTCCGCACACCGATCGAGACGGTGGCTGCCCAGCTGGCGATCCGTCACCATGACCCGGCCCGCGACTATCAGCTTGGCCTGCAGACCGCGTTGCGGGCCGGGCCGGGGATGCGCAGTGAGGAAATCGACCTGCCCGCGGCGATGGGGGCGGATGATGCGCGGCGCCTGGCCGACCGGAAGCTGCGCAATGCGTTGCGACGGCGCCGAAGCGTCAATATCGGCGCTGGTTGGAGCGCGCTGGACCTCGGTCCGGGCGATCTTGTAACCGTTGCGGGCGAACCGGGACAGTGGCTCGTCGAGACGACGGAATGGGATGACATGGCCGTCAGGCTCAGTCTGCAGGCTTTTGAGAGCGGCACGCGGGCCATCGCAGGTGCAGGGGCCTCTGGGGAGCCGGTCCGCCAGCCGGATCTCGTTCAGGGGCCGACCAGTCTGGCGATTGTGGAGTTGCCGGGTGACGGGACTACGATCTCCACGAGCCCCGTGATTGCGGCAGCGGCGTGCGGTACAAATGCCGGATGGCGGCGCGCAGCCCTCTTTCGCTATGATCCGGTCCTGGAGATTGCCGAGCCCATTGGCAGCACAGCGCCGCGCGCCGTGATGGGCCGCACTGGTGGCGCGCTGCCTCCGGGCGCGCCGTGGCGGATCGACCTTTCCAGCAGCGTTGAGATCATTCTCAACGATCCCGGCGATGTGTTGACCGGGGTGGGGGACGATCTTCTGCTCGGCGGCGCGAACATCTGCCAGATTGGAGAGGAACTGCTGCAATTTGGTCAGGCGGACGCGCTCGGGCCGGGGCATTATCGTCTGTCACGGCTCGTTCGCGGGCGCATGGGCACCGAATGGGCCATGGCTGGGCACGACGCGGGCGAACGGTTCGTGCTGCTCGACCGCGAGCGGCTGGCGCCGATCTCGGTCGAGCAAAGCGCGGTTGGAACGACGCTGACTCTGAGGGCAATCGGCAGCGGGGACAGTACGCCCGCGCAGGACAGCCTTTTGATCGACGGCCGCGCATTGATGCCTCTTTCGCCGGTGCACGGGCGGCACACGACTTTGGCCGGTGGTGATGTTGAGATCAGTTGGGTTCGCAGAAGCCGGCTTGGCTCGGCATGGATTGACGGCGTGGATGCGCCCCTCGGGGAGGAGCGGGAGGCTTATGCGGTCAGTGTCGTCGCGGACGGCGTGACATTGCGGCGATGGGAAACGACGCTCCCGTCCTGCGTCTACGCGGCGAGTGACGTTGCGGCCGATCTCGCGGCCGCGGCCTTGGCTGGCATGCAGATCGAAGTGAGGCAGTTGGGAAGCTGGGGAGCGGGGCGAGCGCTGGTCATTCCCTGGCCCTGA
- a CDS encoding DUF2793 domain-containing protein yields the protein MAQTDRFGLPLLSAGQAQKELTHNEALSLIDIAIGRVVESASLSAPPAAPDLGACWLVGSGATGEWAGCERMIAAWTAAGWRFLAPFEGLHCWKRDTQSGVRFQAGDWREDGLRTDGFYVDGEKVIGSRRPAIANPSGGAPVDSQAREAIISVLDTLRAHGLIAS from the coding sequence ATGGCTCAGACCGATCGATTTGGCTTGCCGCTGCTCTCCGCTGGGCAGGCGCAAAAGGAGCTCACCCATAATGAGGCGTTGTCGCTCATCGACATCGCGATCGGGCGAGTGGTGGAAAGCGCAAGCCTGTCAGCGCCTCCCGCCGCGCCCGATCTGGGTGCGTGCTGGCTCGTTGGGAGTGGCGCAACGGGCGAGTGGGCGGGGTGCGAGCGAATGATTGCGGCGTGGACTGCGGCTGGATGGCGCTTCCTCGCGCCGTTCGAGGGCTTGCATTGCTGGAAGCGGGATACGCAAAGTGGCGTGAGATTCCAGGCCGGCGACTGGCGGGAAGACGGTCTGCGGACTGACGGTTTCTATGTTGATGGCGAGAAAGTGATTGGCAGCAGGCGGCCTGCAATCGCGAATCCATCCGGGGGCGCGCCCGTCGATTCGCAGGCGAGAGAGGCGATCATTTCAGTGCTTGATACCCTGAGGGCACACGGCCTCATCGCATCGTAA
- a CDS encoding OmpA family protein encodes MRKLGLAIALASTAMASPSLAKDGAWYLGGDIGAIIVEDSDTTYDAGTVAGVAATTGVTANTPHKVGYDAAGYVGYDFGAFRLEAEYSHKKAMNKNTTYSNRTTALPGGQARVDSIMLNGMLDFGPDDGLQGFVGGGVGVARSKISLPDTRDSDTGFAWQAIAGVRYPVSNNVDLSLKYRFFNHSNIDLINTAGTPLETEVRSHSILAGLVFNFGGEEPAPPPPPPPPPPPPPPPPPPPPPPPVAQCQPGPYIVFFEWDSADVTPDAASILDNAVSAYANCGSAQVMLAGHADRSGSPRYNMGLSERRNASVRGYLTSRGISDGVISTQAFGETRPRVDTADGVRELQNRRVEITYGPGSGN; translated from the coding sequence ATGCGGAAGCTTGGCCTCGCCATAGCGCTCGCTTCGACCGCGATGGCATCACCATCGCTCGCCAAGGACGGCGCCTGGTATCTGGGCGGTGACATTGGCGCGATCATCGTCGAGGACTCTGACACCACGTATGACGCCGGCACCGTTGCCGGTGTGGCAGCGACCACTGGCGTCACGGCCAACACCCCGCACAAGGTCGGTTACGACGCCGCGGGTTATGTGGGTTACGACTTCGGCGCGTTCCGCCTGGAAGCCGAATATTCGCACAAGAAGGCGATGAACAAGAACACCACCTACTCGAACCGGACGACGGCTCTGCCCGGCGGCCAGGCTCGCGTGGACAGCATCATGCTGAACGGTATGCTCGACTTCGGTCCCGATGATGGCCTGCAGGGCTTCGTCGGCGGCGGCGTCGGCGTTGCGCGGTCCAAGATCTCGCTGCCCGACACGCGCGATTCCGACACGGGCTTCGCCTGGCAGGCAATCGCTGGCGTCCGTTATCCGGTCAGCAACAACGTCGATCTGTCGCTGAAGTATCGCTTCTTCAACCACAGCAACATCGACCTGATCAACACCGCCGGCACGCCGCTGGAAACTGAGGTTCGCAGCCACAGCATCCTGGCTGGCCTGGTGTTCAACTTCGGTGGTGAAGAGCCGGCTCCGCCGCCGCCTCCCCCGCCGCCCCCGCCGCCGCCTCCCCCGCCGCCTCCGCCTCCGCCGCCTCCGCCGGTCGCGCAGTGCCAGCCGGGGCCGTACATCGTGTTCTTCGAGTGGGATAGCGCCGACGTTACGCCGGATGCTGCCTCGATCCTCGACAACGCGGTTTCGGCTTATGCGAACTGCGGTAGTGCGCAGGTCATGCTCGCTGGTCACGCTGACCGTTCGGGCTCGCCGCGCTACAACATGGGCCTTTCCGAGCGTCGTAACGCGTCGGTCCGTGGCTACCTCACCTCGCGTGGCATCTCCGACGGCGTCATCTCGACGCAGGCCTTCGGTGAGACGCGTCCGCGTGTCGACACGGCCGACGGTGTGCGTGAACTCCAGAACCGTCGCGTGGAAATCACCTACGGTCCGGGTTCGGGCAACTAA